From a region of the Gossypium raimondii isolate GPD5lz chromosome 10, ASM2569854v1, whole genome shotgun sequence genome:
- the LOC105777057 gene encoding 60S ribosomal protein L8-3, with product MGRVIRAQRKGAGSVFKAHTHHRKGPARFRSLDFGERNGYLKGVVTDVIHDPGRGAPLARVVFRHPFRYKKQKELFVAAEGMYTGQFVYCGKKATLVVGNVLPLRSIPEGAVVCNVEHHVGDRGVFARASGDYAIVISHNPDNDTTRIKLPSGSKKIVPSGCRAMIGQVAGGGRTEKPLLKAGNAFHKYRVKRNCWPKVRGVAMNPVEHPHGGGNHQHIGHASTVRRDAPPGQKVGLIAARRTGRLRGQAAATAAKADKA from the exons ATGGGTCGAGTCATCCGAGCTCAACGTAAGGGTGCTGGTTCCGTCTTCAAGGCCCACACCCACCACCGCAAGGGTCCTGCTCGTTTCCGCAGCCTCGACTTCGGTGAACGAAATGGCTACCTCAAGGGTGTTGTCACCGATGTCATACACGACCCTGGCCGTGGCGCTCCTTTAGCCCGTGTCGTCTTCCGTCACCCTTTCCGTTACAAGAAGCAGAAGGAGCTTTTCGTTGCCGCCGAGGGTATGTACACTGGACAGTTCGTCTATTGTGGTAAGAAGGCTACTCTTGTGGTCGGAAATGTATTGCCTCTTAGATCTATCCCTGAAGGAGCTGTCGTTTGCAACGTCGAGCATCATGTCGGTGATCGTGGGGTTTTCGCTAGGGCTTCTGGTGATTACGCTATTGTTATTAGTCACAACCCTGATAACGACACCACCAG GATCAAGCTTCCATCTGGTTCGAAGAAGATTGTTCCAAGTGGTTGTCGTGCCATGATTGGGCAGGTTGCTGGAGGTGGTAGGACTGAGAAACCTCTGCTTAAGGCTGGTAATGCTTTCCACAAGTATAGAGTGAAGAGGAACTGCTGGCCTAAGGTTCGTGGTGTGGCTATGAACCCAGTTGAGCATCCCCACGGAGGTGGTAACCATCAACACATTGGTCATGCTAGTACAGTTAGACGTGATGCTCCACCTGGACAAAAGGTTGGTCTTATTGCTGCTAGGAGGACTGGTAGGCTCAGAGGACAAGCTGCTGCCACTGCTGCCAAGGCCGATAAGGCATAA